The following proteins are co-located in the Pseudomonas sp. DY-1 genome:
- a CDS encoding PilX N-terminal domain-containing pilus assembly protein: MQKQKGAVLLVCLIALLALTVLGVTAMSGSTLQERMAGGARDYNVAFQAAESALRVGEAYVRQQVEASVDPTQLFLAKADCPTVTATQWTPPAELHNKPRQPVCQVRNFYGASGGATSFVCETDGSIAENRAFDCLSRTYLFNVEATGYAGGDAEVHLRSTVAIAIRSQN; the protein is encoded by the coding sequence ATGCAAAAGCAAAAAGGAGCAGTGCTGCTGGTTTGCCTGATCGCACTCCTGGCACTAACCGTGTTGGGGGTTACGGCGATGTCCGGCAGCACCCTGCAGGAGCGTATGGCCGGCGGCGCGCGGGACTACAACGTGGCGTTCCAGGCAGCCGAGAGCGCCTTGCGGGTGGGCGAGGCCTATGTGCGACAGCAGGTGGAAGCCAGCGTCGATCCTACCCAGTTGTTCCTGGCGAAGGCCGATTGCCCGACGGTGACGGCTACGCAATGGACCCCTCCCGCCGAACTTCACAACAAACCGCGGCAGCCGGTCTGTCAGGTTCGCAACTTTTACGGAGCGTCGGGTGGCGCGACCAGCTTCGTCTGCGAAACCGACGGTTCGATTGCCGAGAACCGGGCGTTCGACTGCCTGAGCCGGACCTATCTGTTCAACGTCGAGGCCACCGGTTATGCCGGCGGGGATGCCGAAGTGCACCTGCGCTCCACCGTGGCCATTGCCATCCGCAGCCAGAACTGA
- a CDS encoding PilW family protein, which produces MHKQRGLSLVELMVAMAIGLVISLAVLQVFISNKNTFLLRGVAGNLQENGRFALQYLAAELRTAGVGVGARLDEEDICVVAANGDPGGWSAMNRPIWGRRITATDELGAVGTDQVAIFANDGCESFLTAGELLKPSLNANLKVTAYCPSMQQDHAVMVQDMEKAVVIRITNKPNSSGSGQVTLTHAASTNDKNAKCGGFKFSDIAFNSPARVVGFAYRTFYVADTGRVTANGQPIRALFVRDAAQVPPQTNEVVEGVESLRTSFGVAVNNSVGVQTYLSPAEVEAANRWDDVRTVKIDLLLVSNERVVGALDQAVQFGGAAVAADGRLRQVFSTVVALRNRVD; this is translated from the coding sequence ATGCACAAGCAACGCGGCTTGAGCCTGGTGGAGCTGATGGTGGCCATGGCGATTGGCTTGGTCATCAGTCTGGCGGTTCTCCAGGTCTTCATCAGCAACAAGAACACCTTCCTTCTCCGGGGGGTCGCGGGAAACCTGCAGGAAAACGGGCGCTTCGCCCTGCAATACCTGGCTGCCGAACTGCGCACTGCGGGCGTTGGGGTGGGGGCTCGGCTTGATGAGGAGGACATCTGCGTGGTCGCCGCCAACGGAGACCCAGGTGGATGGAGTGCCATGAATCGCCCCATATGGGGCCGGCGCATCACGGCAACCGACGAGCTTGGGGCGGTAGGCACTGACCAGGTGGCGATCTTCGCCAACGATGGCTGCGAGTCCTTTCTGACCGCGGGTGAACTGCTCAAACCGTCACTCAATGCGAATCTCAAGGTTACGGCCTATTGCCCAAGCATGCAGCAGGACCATGCGGTGATGGTGCAAGACATGGAGAAGGCGGTAGTCATCCGCATCACCAACAAGCCGAACTCGTCGGGTTCAGGCCAGGTGACACTGACTCATGCCGCGAGCACCAATGACAAGAACGCCAAATGCGGCGGCTTCAAATTCTCGGATATCGCATTCAACAGCCCTGCGCGAGTAGTGGGCTTCGCCTACAGGACCTTTTACGTGGCGGATACCGGCCGCGTCACGGCAAACGGGCAGCCTATCCGTGCATTGTTTGTCCGCGATGCGGCGCAGGTTCCACCGCAGACCAACGAGGTCGTGGAGGGTGTGGAGTCGCTGCGCACCAGTTTCGGCGTGGCGGTGAATAACAGTGTTGGTGTGCAGACCTACCTGAGCCCGGCCGAGGTGGAAGCGGCGAACCGTTGGGATGATGTCCGCACGGTGAAGATCGATCTGCTGCTGGTCAGCAATGAGCGAGTGGTGGGAGCGCTGGACCAGGCTGTCCAGTTCGGGGGGGCGGCAGTGGCGGCGGATGGGCGCCTGCGCCAGGTATTCAGCACAGTTGTGGCCCTGCGCAATCGGGTCGACTGA
- the pilV gene encoding type IV pilus modification protein PilV: MRVSYQRGASLIEVLVAVLLFSIGVMGLAAMQLTALKANQLASVRSHATFLAYEMADRMRAARGDAQAGFYNLAVGAALACDPAKETCLPFQRDLAEWRANLARQLPEGNGGVVQNGGRFTVIVQWNEERVGGSAAQQFSFVTQI; this comes from the coding sequence ATGAGGGTGTCGTACCAGCGGGGAGCCTCCCTCATCGAAGTCCTGGTCGCGGTGCTCCTTTTCTCCATCGGAGTAATGGGTCTGGCAGCCATGCAGCTCACCGCGCTTAAGGCCAACCAGCTAGCGTCCGTGCGCTCCCATGCGACCTTCCTGGCCTATGAGATGGCTGATCGCATGCGCGCCGCGCGAGGCGATGCGCAGGCAGGGTTCTACAACCTGGCGGTCGGTGCCGCCTTGGCCTGTGATCCGGCGAAGGAAACCTGCCTGCCTTTCCAGCGGGACCTGGCGGAATGGCGCGCCAACCTTGCCAGGCAACTACCAGAGGGGAATGGCGGTGTCGTGCAGAACGGTGGCCGCTTCACGGTAATCGTTCAATGGAACGAGGAGCGGGTGGGGGGTAGCGCCGCCCAGCAATTCTCCTTCGTCACGCAGATTTGA
- a CDS encoding GspH/FimT family protein → MSQRGFTLIELLVTLVVLAVLIGLAAPNFSQLLRESQAAAELDAFSGMLNYARREAVQGAQTIRLKGPLATDGSWQLLRERDSLELRRFPPLNALAVTPTGLQNILFDSQGRLVSAAKMALTLTAKDTSLGCATFNRSVSIELSGSISLKRGSCK, encoded by the coding sequence ATGTCGCAGCGAGGATTTACGTTGATCGAACTGCTGGTCACGCTTGTCGTGCTCGCAGTATTGATCGGATTGGCAGCACCGAACTTCTCCCAATTACTTCGCGAGAGCCAGGCAGCGGCAGAACTTGATGCGTTCTCCGGCATGCTCAACTATGCGCGCCGCGAAGCAGTCCAGGGAGCGCAGACCATCAGGCTGAAGGGGCCGCTGGCAACCGATGGTAGCTGGCAGTTGTTGCGCGAGCGGGACAGCTTGGAGTTGCGCCGTTTCCCTCCCCTGAACGCATTGGCGGTCACCCCGACAGGGCTGCAAAACATCCTCTTCGACTCGCAGGGCCGGCTGGTAAGCGCGGCGAAGATGGCGCTTACCCTGACGGCAAAGGATACGTCGCTGGGCTGCGCCACCTTCAATCGCAGTGTTTCCATTGAACTGTCCGGTTCGATTTCTCTGAAGAGGGGAAGCTGCAAATGA
- the thiO gene encoding glycine oxidase ThiO: MRVLLVGGGAIGLLSAYLLAKDGLEVCLLDKGPCGRESSWAGGGIVSPLYPWRYSSAVTALAHWSQDYYPQFGQRLFAETGIDPEVQETGLYWLDLDDEAEALAWAAREGRPLTSVDIAQVHAAVPPLGPGFRHAIHMAGVANVRNPRLTRALREALLRMPNVTLHESCEVQSFIRDGARVVGVNTVEGEILADRVVLAAGAWSGELLARLGLALPVEPVKGQMILFKCAEDFLPAMVLAKGRYAIPRRDGHILVGSTLEHAGFDKTPTDEALESLKASAFELLPELANSEVVGHWAGLRPSSPEGIPFIGPVPGADGLWLNCGHYRNGLVLAPASCRLLMDLMLGREPIIDPQPYAPEGRVG; this comes from the coding sequence ATGCGGGTTTTGCTGGTTGGAGGAGGAGCTATCGGGTTGCTGTCTGCATACCTGTTGGCGAAGGATGGACTGGAAGTCTGTCTGCTGGATAAAGGCCCCTGCGGTCGCGAATCCTCTTGGGCCGGTGGCGGAATCGTTTCGCCACTCTATCCCTGGCGCTATTCCTCGGCTGTAACGGCTCTGGCGCATTGGTCCCAGGACTACTACCCGCAGTTCGGCCAGCGCTTGTTCGCTGAAACCGGTATAGACCCCGAAGTTCAAGAGACGGGCCTGTACTGGCTGGACCTGGACGACGAAGCGGAGGCCCTGGCTTGGGCCGCTCGCGAAGGGCGACCCCTGACGTCGGTGGATATTGCCCAAGTACACGCCGCCGTGCCGCCGCTAGGGCCGGGTTTCCGGCACGCTATCCATATGGCCGGCGTGGCTAACGTGCGAAATCCGCGGCTAACGCGTGCCCTGCGTGAGGCACTGCTGCGTATGCCGAACGTGACGCTGCATGAGTCGTGCGAAGTGCAGAGCTTTATCCGCGATGGAGCACGCGTAGTTGGGGTGAATACGGTCGAAGGTGAGATCCTGGCCGATCGTGTGGTGCTCGCGGCTGGCGCCTGGAGTGGCGAACTGCTCGCCCGCCTGGGGCTGGCGCTTCCGGTGGAACCGGTGAAGGGGCAGATGATCCTCTTCAAGTGTGCCGAAGATTTCTTGCCGGCGATGGTGTTGGCGAAAGGGCGTTATGCGATCCCGCGCCGGGATGGCCATATCCTGGTGGGCAGCACCCTGGAACATGCCGGTTTCGACAAGACCCCTACCGACGAAGCCCTGGAGAGCCTCAAGGCATCCGCTTTCGAGCTGTTGCCGGAACTGGCCAATTCCGAGGTGGTAGGACATTGGGCGGGATTACGTCCCAGCTCGCCTGAAGGCATTCCCTTCATCGGCCCTGTGCCAGGCGCGGACGGTCTGTGGCTGAACTGCGGCCATTACCGTAACGGGCTGGTGCTGGCCCCAGCATCCTGCCGACTGCTGATGGATCTGATGCTTGGCCGCGAGCCGATTATCGACCCGCAGCCCTATGCGCCAGAGGGGCGCGTGGGCTGA
- a CDS encoding GspH/FimT family pseudopilin, giving the protein MRGSVGFTLIELMVTLAVLAVLLGIAIPSFTGVTLGSKLRSQANDLVAGATLARSEAIKRNQPVTLCASANGSTCASSGGWQQGWIVRGSDGTVVQSHPAAPSGFVISSSVHSIAFQPTGTASASAVLKVCRASPDEGEQERLVSLSLTGRPSVSKTTTGECP; this is encoded by the coding sequence ATGCGCGGCTCCGTCGGCTTCACCCTGATTGAGCTGATGGTCACACTGGCGGTCTTGGCGGTGCTGCTCGGTATTGCGATTCCGTCTTTCACTGGCGTGACCCTGGGCAGCAAGCTGCGGAGCCAGGCCAATGATCTGGTCGCTGGCGCCACACTGGCAAGAAGCGAGGCGATCAAGCGCAACCAACCGGTGACCCTTTGCGCATCGGCAAACGGTTCGACCTGCGCCTCTTCGGGTGGCTGGCAACAGGGCTGGATAGTGCGCGGTTCCGACGGCACGGTAGTGCAGAGCCACCCGGCTGCACCGAGCGGTTTCGTGATCTCCTCCAGCGTGCACAGCATTGCCTTCCAACCGACCGGCACCGCCTCGGCGAGCGCCGTATTGAAGGTATGTCGTGCCTCGCCAGATGAGGGCGAACAGGAGCGTCTTGTCTCGCTCAGCCTCACTGGACGGCCCTCGGTGTCCAAGACCACAACAGGCGAATGCCCTTGA
- a CDS encoding pilus assembly protein translates to MRTGFLKGVLAASALSFCLPVQAEDIDLFVGTTPSDNDVPNVLIVLDNTANWNNAFTNEMAALSTVLGGLDANKFRLGLMMFTETGQGNSNTDGAYVRAAIRLLDSSNKTKYQQLVQSLHITDDKSNGGKVGLAMWEAYQYFSAGAPHAGNGKKKTDYTGNALGTTASNAVYALAGNALAAKDATVYNTPIASGCAKNFIIYISNGAAQDNNADITAGTSALAAAGGRTTTIPISPSGSQDNVADEWARFMKSSEHGIVTYTIDVNKVTTGQGPGWTALLKSMASVSGGKYFNVTSSGSEIADALKTALSEIQSVNSAFASVSLPVSVNTQGTYLNQVFIGMFRPDENLGPRWAGNLKQYKLGLSNGALRLQDAAGNTAINTSTNFITECARSFWTPTSLDTYWQNKPQGACLTVANSDISNTPDGNVVEKGGQGYLLRSDANRTVYTCNPSFASCNQLTSFDSTNPDITSSLLGVADSERSNLINWARGLDVNNEDQDSVTTAEKRQSAHGDVVHSRPVAIDYGTTGSPRVVVFYGGNDGVFRAINGNRADSIGSVAAGGELWSFVPPEFYGKLGRLRAESPTISFQGSTGGQPKSYGIDGPITAFRGSVDTTEKTFIYAGMRRGGRALYAFDVTTPASPSLKWKVGCPNLANDDGCSSQMSGIGQTWSSAVVLKAAGYGAGNSPMLIMGGGYDNCEDTDNGTVNHSCTASSKGNKIYVLDANTGAVLAVLDTKRGVVGDITVVPDSSGLAKYAYAADVGGNVYRITIGNDEPDDWDITRIASFGCADEESCSSNRKFMFAPEVVVASDGYLLQIGSGDREKPLSTFTATAGVTNYFFNFKDRPTESDWLSTDDTCSDDGEDFICLDSLLAISGDSTPTQEQLNAKPKGWYLGLEASEQVVTSAVTVFGRIVFNTHQPTPPDPNACSGLGTNRAYNIAYKDASGLDGDRFVVLDGGGLSPSPVAGKVRLDDGTELPFVCTLECFEPDPEFSSVTQPKGRVYWSIDRE, encoded by the coding sequence ATGAGAACGGGGTTCTTGAAAGGAGTTTTGGCGGCGTCGGCCCTGTCGTTCTGCTTGCCCGTCCAGGCGGAGGACATTGACCTGTTCGTGGGTACTACACCCAGCGACAACGATGTGCCGAATGTACTGATTGTGTTGGACAACACCGCGAACTGGAACAACGCCTTCACTAATGAAATGGCTGCGCTGAGTACCGTGCTGGGTGGCCTGGATGCCAACAAGTTTCGCCTTGGACTGATGATGTTCACCGAAACCGGGCAGGGCAACTCCAACACGGATGGTGCTTATGTGCGCGCCGCCATTCGCTTGCTGGATAGCAGCAACAAAACCAAGTACCAGCAGCTCGTGCAAAGCCTGCATATCACAGACGACAAGTCGAATGGCGGCAAGGTAGGCCTGGCCATGTGGGAGGCCTACCAGTACTTCTCCGCCGGAGCGCCCCACGCGGGCAATGGCAAGAAGAAGACGGATTACACCGGCAACGCCTTGGGTACCACAGCGTCGAACGCGGTCTATGCCCTGGCCGGCAATGCCCTGGCCGCAAAGGATGCGACGGTATACAACACGCCGATAGCCTCGGGATGTGCCAAGAACTTCATCATCTATATCAGTAATGGGGCGGCCCAGGACAACAACGCCGACATTACTGCCGGCACGTCAGCCTTGGCCGCGGCCGGGGGCAGGACGACCACCATTCCCATTTCGCCCAGTGGTTCGCAGGACAATGTGGCGGATGAGTGGGCGCGCTTCATGAAGTCCAGTGAGCACGGCATCGTTACCTACACAATCGACGTCAACAAGGTGACCACTGGCCAGGGGCCAGGCTGGACGGCGCTGCTCAAGAGTATGGCGAGCGTCAGCGGTGGCAAGTACTTCAACGTGACCAGCAGTGGTAGCGAAATTGCCGATGCGCTGAAGACAGCTCTTTCAGAGATCCAGTCGGTGAACAGTGCCTTCGCCTCGGTTAGCTTGCCGGTGAGCGTGAACACCCAGGGGACCTATCTGAACCAGGTCTTCATCGGGATGTTCCGCCCCGATGAGAACCTGGGACCACGCTGGGCCGGCAATCTCAAGCAATACAAGCTGGGCCTCAGCAATGGTGCCCTGCGACTGCAGGACGCCGCCGGAAACACGGCGATCAACACTTCGACCAACTTCATCACTGAGTGCGCCCGTAGCTTCTGGACGCCCACGAGCCTCGATACCTACTGGCAGAACAAGCCGCAGGGCGCCTGCCTGACGGTGGCCAATTCCGACATCTCGAATACGCCGGACGGCAACGTGGTCGAGAAGGGCGGACAGGGTTACCTGCTGCGCAGCGATGCCAACCGGACGGTCTACACCTGCAATCCGTCTTTCGCCTCCTGTAACCAACTCACCAGCTTTGACAGCACCAACCCGGACATCACCTCGTCCCTGCTGGGCGTCGCCGATTCCGAGCGGAGCAATCTGATCAACTGGGCGCGCGGCCTGGACGTGAATAACGAGGATCAGGATTCGGTCACCACCGCCGAAAAGCGTCAGTCCGCCCATGGTGACGTGGTGCATTCGCGCCCGGTGGCAATTGACTACGGCACCACCGGTTCGCCTCGGGTCGTGGTTTTCTATGGAGGCAACGATGGTGTATTCCGGGCGATCAACGGAAATCGCGCCGATAGCATTGGCTCCGTTGCAGCGGGTGGCGAGCTGTGGTCCTTCGTCCCGCCCGAGTTCTACGGCAAGCTGGGTCGGTTGCGCGCGGAGTCCCCGACCATCAGCTTCCAGGGCAGTACCGGCGGCCAGCCGAAGAGCTATGGTATCGATGGCCCCATCACGGCCTTCCGCGGCAGCGTCGACACTACGGAGAAGACCTTTATCTATGCCGGCATGCGGCGTGGTGGGCGGGCCCTCTATGCATTCGATGTCACAACCCCGGCCAGCCCCTCGCTGAAATGGAAGGTTGGCTGCCCGAACCTTGCGAATGATGATGGCTGCTCCAGCCAGATGAGCGGCATTGGGCAGACCTGGTCCTCGGCAGTGGTATTGAAGGCTGCGGGTTATGGGGCCGGCAACTCGCCGATGCTTATTATGGGCGGGGGTTATGACAACTGCGAGGATACCGATAACGGCACGGTCAATCACTCCTGTACCGCCTCCAGCAAGGGCAACAAGATCTACGTGCTGGATGCCAATACCGGAGCCGTGCTGGCGGTACTGGATACCAAGCGTGGTGTGGTCGGAGATATCACTGTAGTGCCCGACAGTTCGGGATTGGCGAAATATGCCTATGCCGCCGATGTCGGAGGCAATGTCTACCGCATAACCATCGGCAATGACGAGCCGGACGATTGGGATATCACCCGGATTGCTTCGTTCGGCTGTGCGGATGAGGAAAGTTGCTCTAGCAACCGGAAATTCATGTTCGCCCCTGAGGTGGTGGTTGCCAGTGATGGCTATCTGCTCCAGATTGGCTCCGGCGACCGGGAGAAGCCGTTGAGCACCTTCACTGCAACCGCGGGGGTTACCAATTACTTCTTCAATTTCAAGGATAGGCCTACCGAATCGGACTGGCTTAGCACTGATGACACCTGTTCGGATGACGGGGAAGACTTCATCTGTCTAGATTCCCTGCTGGCGATATCCGGCGATTCCACTCCGACCCAGGAGCAACTGAATGCCAAGCCCAAGGGCTGGTACCTTGGCCTGGAGGCCTCCGAACAGGTAGTGACTTCGGCAGTGACGGTTTTCGGCCGAATCGTCTTCAATACCCATCAACCGACCCCGCCGGATCCGAATGCCTGTTCCGGTCTGGGCACCAACCGGGCTTACAACATCGCCTATAAGGATGCTTCTGGCCTCGATGGCGACCGGTTCGTCGTTCTCGACGGAGGCGGGCTTTCACCTTCTCCAGTGGCGGGCAAAGTTAGGCTGGATGATGGTACGGAATTGCCGTTCGTCTGCACCCTCGAGTGCTTCGAGCCAGATCCCGAGTTCTCCTCTGTGACACAACCCAAGGGCCGGGTTTACTGGAGCATCGACAGAGAATGA
- a CDS encoding PilX N-terminal domain-containing pilus assembly protein: MIMRAAHRDQQGATLVVGLIMLLMLTLLVGSAFTMSGSSLKSVGNMQARDEALAAANIAIEQVVSSPFTDAPAAESINVDINNDGTADYTVDIATPVCMSETELPVATEDQLSGLRAGVEPPDSQWNTVWELVATVSDPVSGASARVRSGVRVLLSEIEKESVCP, encoded by the coding sequence ATGATCATGAGGGCTGCGCACCGCGATCAACAAGGCGCGACGCTCGTCGTCGGACTGATCATGCTGCTGATGCTTACCCTTCTGGTGGGCAGTGCGTTCACCATGAGTGGCAGCAGCCTCAAATCGGTTGGGAATATGCAGGCTCGAGACGAGGCGCTGGCCGCCGCCAACATCGCAATCGAACAGGTTGTGAGTTCGCCATTCACCGATGCGCCGGCGGCCGAGTCGATTAACGTGGACATCAATAATGACGGTACCGCCGACTACACAGTGGACATCGCTACCCCAGTCTGCATGAGCGAAACCGAGCTTCCTGTCGCGACCGAGGATCAGCTCAGTGGCTTGCGCGCTGGGGTGGAGCCGCCAGATTCGCAATGGAACACGGTCTGGGAGTTGGTGGCGACAGTCTCCGATCCGGTTAGCGGTGCATCCGCGCGCGTGCGGTCTGGCGTGCGGGTGTTACTGTCGGAGATCGAGAAGGAAAGCGTGTGTCCGTAA
- a CDS encoding PilW family protein has protein sequence MNDMNTAFRGLASGTCGRLRQSGFSLVELMIAAVISLLIMAAVLTLFLDVSRTNDEMAKTNAQIENGRFALQLLQEDLAHAGFWSGYVPEFDDLSSSAVPTDVPDSVPEPCSWTAADNANLLGISVQVYDGVPPGCSGIVTNKKANTDVLVVRHAETCRPGVGNCEAEQSGKLYFQSSFCADDAVRYVLGTSGFTLRKRDCATLSDKRRFVSNLYYIRDYSVTAGDGIPTLMRSTFGSGATPGAGEALIEGIEGFRVELGIDSVGDGGVANDYSEAINFALNAQGDVDRSRPINRGNGTADGEFVRCPAAGCSEEQLIDVVAVKVYLLVRGVQPSLGFSDSKSYALGAADPAAEIVGSNYKRHVYSTTARLVNVSGRRETP, from the coding sequence ATGAATGACATGAATACCGCTTTTCGCGGCCTCGCATCCGGAACTTGTGGCCGCCTACGACAGTCGGGATTTAGCCTGGTCGAGCTGATGATCGCGGCCGTCATCAGCCTACTGATAATGGCGGCGGTCCTGACGCTTTTCCTAGACGTGTCGAGGACCAACGATGAAATGGCCAAAACTAACGCGCAGATTGAGAATGGCCGCTTTGCGTTGCAACTGCTCCAAGAGGATCTGGCTCATGCAGGATTCTGGAGTGGCTATGTTCCCGAGTTCGATGACCTGAGCAGCAGCGCAGTGCCTACCGACGTTCCCGACTCGGTACCAGAGCCGTGTTCCTGGACCGCCGCCGATAACGCGAACCTTTTGGGCATCTCCGTGCAGGTATATGACGGCGTGCCGCCTGGCTGCTCTGGAATAGTCACCAACAAGAAGGCCAATACGGATGTACTCGTGGTGCGGCATGCTGAAACGTGTCGTCCCGGAGTCGGCAACTGCGAGGCCGAGCAATCTGGAAAGCTCTACTTCCAGTCCTCCTTCTGCGCGGATGACGCGGTTCGCTACGTGCTGGGCACCAGTGGCTTCACCTTGAGGAAAAGGGACTGCGCCACACTATCGGACAAGCGCAGGTTCGTCTCCAATCTCTATTACATCCGCGATTATTCGGTTACCGCCGGGGATGGCATACCGACGCTCATGCGTTCGACTTTCGGTTCGGGAGCTACGCCGGGTGCAGGGGAAGCGCTGATCGAAGGCATCGAGGGCTTCCGGGTTGAGCTGGGCATCGACAGCGTCGGCGATGGTGGCGTGGCCAATGATTACAGCGAAGCGATCAATTTCGCCCTGAATGCCCAGGGCGACGTTGATCGTTCGCGACCGATCAATCGGGGCAACGGGACCGCGGACGGCGAGTTCGTGCGTTGCCCGGCCGCAGGTTGCTCAGAGGAACAGCTCATTGACGTGGTCGCGGTCAAGGTCTACCTGCTAGTCCGTGGCGTTCAGCCTTCGCTGGGTTTCAGCGACAGCAAGAGCTACGCCTTGGGGGCGGCCGATCCGGCAGCGGAGATCGTCGGTAGTAACTACAAACGTCACGTCTATTCAACCACTGCTCGCCTGGTCAACGTCTCGGGACGGAGGGAAACACCATGA